A window of the Bos indicus x Bos taurus breed Angus x Brahman F1 hybrid chromosome X, Bos_hybrid_MaternalHap_v2.0, whole genome shotgun sequence genome harbors these coding sequences:
- the LOC113887086 gene encoding EKC/KEOPS complex subunit LAGE3-like gives MESDAHGGGASRAADEHPGAVEFAVGTACGSCSQPGGAGGQDDPDDPAGPGDAVSRGVHGGAGDLAGPRGPSAAGESGGAAAAIPHIPGPSHAPGPGGDTPPGAAVLSNRAVQFSLTVPFASHVDAGLARHFLTVRTQLRGPIRKELDVNGRMLVLRLTAEDPGLLQNSIVFCLEQLSLVMRSLQHFGGRVSRHRRGV, from the exons ATGGAGTCCGACGCGCACGGTGGAGGAGCCAGCAGGGCAGCCGATGAACACCCAGGTGCCGTGGAATTTGCAGTGGGCACAGCATGTGGTAGCTGCAGCCAGCCGGGTGGTGCTGGTGGCCAGGATGACCCTGACGACCCAGCTGGCCCTGGTGATGCCGTCAGCCGTGGAGTTCATGGAGGCGCTGGTGACCTGGCTGGTCCCAGAGGCCCCAGCGCTGCAGGAGAgtcaggtggtgcagctgctgccATTCCGCACATCCCAGGGCCATCACACGCTCCAGGGCCTGGTGGAGATACTCCACCTGGAGCCGCAGTTCTGAGTAATCGAGCCGTCCAGTT CAGCCTCACTGTGCCTTTCGCATCACACGTGGATGCGGGCCTTGCCCGCCACTTCCTGACTGTACGTACCCAACTGCGAGGGCCGATTCGGAAGGAGCTCGACGTTAATGGCCGCATGCTGGTTCT CCGATTGACTGCTGAAGACCCTGGCCTGCTCCAGAACTCCATCGTCTTCTGTCTGGAGCAGCTTTCCCTGGTGATGCGGTCCTTGCAGCACTTTGGGGGCCGTGTTTCTCGGCACAGAAGAGGGGTTTAA